TAATTCTAACACGAAAAACTTGCAAGAAAATCAGCAAAAAATAGTATTAATTGGTGGGCCAGGAACAGGAAAAACAACCGTTTTAAATGCCTTAAAAAACAAAGGTTTTTATTGTTTTGATGAAGTATCTAGAGCTGTTACATTAAAAGCACAAAAAGAAGGTATTGAACAATTGTTTTTAACGGAACCTTTGTTGTTTAGCGAAATGCTATTAAAAGGTAGAGAAGAACAGTTTTTAATTGCTGATAAACGAAAAGAAAACATCATTTTTTTTGATAGAGGAATTCCTGATGTTCATGCCTATATGAACTATTTTAATACCGATTATCCTGAGTTATTTTTAGAAAAAAGCAAAGCATATAAATACGATGCAATTTTTCATTTTTCTCCTTGGGATGAGATTCATACAACTGATAATGAACGTTATGAAACTTTTGAAGAATCGCTAAAAATTGATAAATTTTTGTTAGAAGCCTATTCAGAATTGGGCTATAAAATTATGAATGTTCCTTTTGGCACTATTGAAGAACGAACAAATTTTATCATCAATTCGCTTGCTTGCGATTTATGATCTCCGCTAAAAACATATTAAAAGAATACTGGAATTACACCACTTTTAGAGAACCACAAGAGCAAATTATACAAGCTGTTTTAGAGCGAAAAGACACCATTGCTTTATTGCCAACTGGAGGAGGAAAATCGATTTGTTTTCAAGTACCAGCCTTGGTAAAAGATGGTGTTTGTGTTGTAATTTCACCATTAATTGCATTGATGCAAGATCAGGTAGAAAACTTGAAAAAACGCAACATAAAAGCAACACTTATAAAATCTGGTTCTTCTCAAAATGATATGATTGCCCTTTTTGATACCATTAAATTTGGCAATTATAAATTTTTATACATTTCTCCAGAAAGATTACAATCGTTATTTATTCAGCAAAAATTAAAAGAACTTAACGTTAGTTTTGTTGCTATTGATGAAGCACATTGTATCTCTGAATGGGGCCACGATTTTAGACCAAGTTATAGAAATATAAAGATTTTAAAAGAACTAATTCCAAACACAAATTTTATAGCTTTAACTGCAACTGCCAACGAAAGAGTTTTAGATGATATTGCCAAAAACCTAAATTTAAAAAATCCTGCAATATTTAAAAAATCTTTTTACAGAGAAAATTTAGCTTATCAAATTTTTAATGTGGAAGATAAATTAACAAGGTTGATTCAAATTTTTACCAAGACAAAAACGCCAGCAATTGTGTATGTAACTTCTAGAAAAAGAACCGAAGAAATTGCTCGTTTTTTAAACGCCAATAATTTTAAAAGCAGTTTTTATCATGGAGGATTAGCTGCCAAAGAAAAACAAATTGCTTACCAAAATTGGATGTCCGAAAAGACAAAAATTATAGTTGCAACCAATGCTTTTGGAATGGGAATTGACAAACCAAATGTGGGCGTTGTAATTCATTTTGATTTGCCTTTTTCGCTCGAAAATTATATTCAAGAATCTGGAAGAGCAGGTAGAAACGAAAAAAAATCTTTTGCTGTTTTATTAAAAAATGAAAACGATATTTTAAAATATAAAGAACTTGTAAAAAAAGGCTTGCCATCAATTTTAGAAGTGAAAGAAATTCATAAAAAATTATACCAATATTTTAGAATTTCTACAGGCGAAATTTCGGAAGAATTGTTTCAATTTCAACTTTCCGAATTCAGTAAAAAGTATCAATTTTCACAAAAAAAAGTAGAAGCTGTTTTAAAGATTTTAGCCAATAATGGTATCATAGAAATTACAAATACCTTTAATCAAAAATCGACTGTAATTTTTAATACAAGTAGTAAAAACGTAATTTTTTACGCTATCAATAATATTGATACTAAAAAATTTATTGATTCATTATTAAGAACTTATGCAGGTGTATTTAAACAAGAGGTTAAAGTAGACGAGTATCTA
The DNA window shown above is from Polaribacter sp. Hel_I_88 and carries:
- a CDS encoding AAA family ATPase, giving the protein MIYFCGVDIQKKIKNNNSNTKNLQENQQKIVLIGGPGTGKTTVLNALKNKGFYCFDEVSRAVTLKAQKEGIEQLFLTEPLLFSEMLLKGREEQFLIADKRKENIIFFDRGIPDVHAYMNYFNTDYPELFLEKSKAYKYDAIFHFSPWDEIHTTDNERYETFEESLKIDKFLLEAYSELGYKIMNVPFGTIEERTNFIINSLACDL
- a CDS encoding ATP-dependent DNA helicase RecQ; this translates as MISAKNILKEYWNYTTFREPQEQIIQAVLERKDTIALLPTGGGKSICFQVPALVKDGVCVVISPLIALMQDQVENLKKRNIKATLIKSGSSQNDMIALFDTIKFGNYKFLYISPERLQSLFIQQKLKELNVSFVAIDEAHCISEWGHDFRPSYRNIKILKELIPNTNFIALTATANERVLDDIAKNLNLKNPAIFKKSFYRENLAYQIFNVEDKLTRLIQIFTKTKTPAIVYVTSRKRTEEIARFLNANNFKSSFYHGGLAAKEKQIAYQNWMSEKTKIIVATNAFGMGIDKPNVGVVIHFDLPFSLENYIQESGRAGRNEKKSFAVLLKNENDILKYKELVKKGLPSILEVKEIHKKLYQYFRISTGEISEELFQFQLSEFSKKYQFSQKKVEAVLKILANNGIIEITNTFNQKSTVIFNTSSKNVIFYAINNIDTKKFIDSLLRTYAGVFKQEVKVDEYLLAKKNQTTSKHIFSILQRLHEDKILEYRRVKTDSEIQFLVPREDDRTINRCSKEIVQFLKQKEKKSEDFLAYISNQNVCRSIQILDYFDEESTQKCGICDVCLSEKRTKKEDLSLDILSLLRKKTSLTSQEIRQQLQANENDILIHLRTLLSENKVQINHQNKYQIK